One Candidatus Bathyarchaeota archaeon genomic region harbors:
- a CDS encoding Lrp/AsnC ligand binding domain-containing protein: MISACVLIRTGSGRFNEVLEALKRFKGVRDAFATLGRYDIAVDLEMDDWQGLSSAVLRMSRIAGVVFTETLVEVKL, encoded by the coding sequence TTGATATCTGCCTGCGTCCTTATAAGGACCGGGAGCGGCAGGTTCAACGAGGTCCTGGAGGCTTTGAAGCGGTTTAAGGGCGTGAGGGATGCCTTCGCTACGCTGGGTCGATACGATATAGCCGTGGATCTTGAGATGGATGACTGGCAGGGCCTGAGCTCCGCCGTGTTGCGGATGAGCCGCATAGCGGGTGTGGTGTTCACGGAGACCCTGGTGGAGGTGAAGCTTTAG
- a CDS encoding Lrp/AsnC ligand binding domain-containing protein: MVKACILIKVVPTRVEHVLERVRGLKETGKAYPVYGRWDIVAFIEVPEYGRLKELTGEINRFEGVRSTETLAEA; encoded by the coding sequence TTGGTTAAGGCCTGCATATTGATAAAGGTGGTTCCTACACGGGTTGAACACGTCCTCGAACGGGTGAGGGGCCTCAAGGAGACGGGGAAGGCCTACCCCGTCTACGGGAGATGGGATATAGTCGCGTTCATAGAGGTCCCCGAGTATGGGAGGCTCAAGGAGCTTACGGGGGAGATCAACAGGTTCGAGGGTGTGAGGAGCACGGAGACCCTGGCTGAGGCTTGA
- a CDS encoding NADH-quinone oxidoreductase subunit B family protein: MGLVNWARRRSPWLLHFNTGGCNACDIEVVAALTPRYDVERFGALLLGSPRHADIMVVTGAITGQVKRRLIRVYEQMPEPKFVVAVGSCCISGGVYRGAYNVEEGLDTVLPVDAYVYGCPPKPEAIVKAIAALQEKIKSMEKREEKEEAVIFES, translated from the coding sequence TTGGGGCTGGTGAACTGGGCTAGGAGGAGGAGCCCGTGGCTGCTCCACTTCAACACGGGCGGCTGCAACGCATGTGACATAGAGGTCGTCGCGGCCTTAACCCCCCGCTACGACGTGGAGAGGTTCGGGGCCCTCCTCCTGGGGAGCCCGAGGCACGCCGACATCATGGTGGTCACCGGGGCCATAACCGGCCAGGTTAAGAGGAGGCTGATAAGGGTCTATGAGCAGATGCCTGAGCCGAAGTTCGTGGTGGCCGTGGGAAGCTGCTGCATAAGCGGCGGCGTATACAGGGGAGCCTACAACGTCGAGGAGGGCCTGGACACGGTTCTACCCGTGGACGCCTACGTCTACGGTTGCCCCCCTAAGCCTGAGGCGATAGTGAAGGCCATAGCAGCCCTCCAGGAGAAGATTAAATCCATGGAGAAACGAGAGGAAAAGGAGGAGGCCGTGATATTTGAGTCTTAA
- a CDS encoding nickel-dependent hydrogenase large subunit, with protein sequence MSLKIPVGPQHPALKEPECFTFTLDGEYVVGVEARIGYMHKGVEKLMESKNYIQNIPLVERICGICNVAHTLCYCQNVEYLYEREIPRRAEYIRVIVEELNRIHSHLLWIGIAAHEIGFDTLFMYLWRDREVVMDLIELLTGNRVSTAHNTIGGVRRDIDGSMEHKLRKGLDILEERTKYYKRIALEEPTLLVRLKGVGVLTPQEAVKWSAVGPTLRASGIKSDVRADDPYAAHDEVPFNVITYDTCDVFGRLIVRADETLESIEMIRYCLDHMPGGPIRIRLPNTPPVGESVSRVEAPRGEDIHYVRSNGTDKPARYKVRAPTLGNIASLVEMLTSKGDYLVHIADIPVVLAGIDPCMCCMDRTTRFVDPAKGKGWTWTWDQLKAYSRKVWEERG encoded by the coding sequence TTGAGTCTTAAGATCCCTGTGGGCCCTCAGCATCCAGCTTTGAAGGAGCCTGAATGCTTCACCTTCACCCTGGATGGGGAGTACGTGGTGGGGGTGGAGGCCCGCATAGGCTACATGCATAAGGGCGTGGAGAAACTGATGGAATCCAAGAATTATATTCAGAATATACCCCTAGTGGAGCGGATATGCGGGATATGCAACGTAGCCCACACGTTATGCTACTGCCAGAACGTGGAATACCTCTACGAGAGGGAGATACCCCGCAGGGCCGAGTATATACGCGTGATAGTAGAGGAGTTGAACAGGATCCACAGCCACCTGTTATGGATCGGCATAGCGGCCCATGAGATCGGGTTCGACACCCTCTTCATGTACCTGTGGAGGGACAGGGAGGTGGTCATGGACCTCATAGAGCTCCTCACCGGGAACAGGGTCTCCACCGCGCATAACACGATAGGCGGTGTCAGGAGGGACATAGACGGGAGCATGGAACATAAGCTGAGGAAGGGCTTAGACATACTCGAGGAGCGCACCAAATACTATAAGAGGATAGCTTTGGAGGAGCCCACCCTCCTGGTGAGGCTTAAGGGCGTAGGGGTGTTAACTCCTCAGGAGGCCGTTAAATGGAGCGCTGTAGGCCCGACCCTGAGGGCCTCAGGGATAAAATCCGATGTGAGGGCGGACGACCCATACGCGGCCCACGACGAGGTACCCTTCAACGTCATAACCTACGATACATGCGACGTCTTCGGGCGCCTAATAGTCAGGGCCGACGAGACCCTGGAATCCATAGAGATGATACGCTACTGCCTGGACCATATGCCCGGCGGCCCCATAAGGATAAGGCTTCCAAACACTCCGCCGGTGGGCGAGTCCGTGAGCCGCGTCGAGGCCCCAAGGGGGGAGGACATCCACTACGTGAGATCCAACGGGACGGATAAGCCTGCCAGGTACAAGGTGAGGGCGCCGACCCTGGGGAACATCGCCTCGCTGGTGGAGATGCTTACCTCCAAGGGAGACTACCTCGTCCACATAGCGGATATACCCGTGGTGTTGGCGGGCATAGATCCATGCATGTGCTGCATGGACAGGACAACCCGGTTCGTGGATCCCGCCAAGGGTAAGGGATGGACGTGGACCTGGGATCAGCTGAAGGCGTACTCGAGAAAAGTCTGGGAGGAACGCGGATAG
- a CDS encoding 4Fe-4S binding protein, with amino-acid sequence MAMSPEALKHLLKKRATILYPYRERERVHLPDGFRGELAFHRGRCIGCALCYRVCPSETIEMGEDEKGRRPVFYLDRCTRCQQCEEICPTHAIELTKDFETVGFDRSEKIIK; translated from the coding sequence TTGGCTATGAGCCCTGAAGCCTTGAAGCACCTGCTAAAAAAGAGGGCTACAATATTATATCCCTACAGGGAGAGGGAGAGGGTTCACTTACCCGATGGGTTCAGGGGGGAGCTGGCTTTCCACAGGGGGAGGTGCATAGGGTGCGCCCTATGCTACAGGGTATGTCCCTCGGAGACCATAGAGATGGGCGAGGATGAGAAGGGGCGGAGGCCGGTCTTCTACCTGGATAGATGCACGAGATGCCAGCAGTGCGAGGAGATATGCCCGACCCACGCGATAGAGTTGACCAAGGACTTCGAGACCGTGGGCTTTGATAGAAGCGAGAAGATAATAAAGTAG
- a CDS encoding Coenzyme F420 hydrogenase/dehydrogenase, beta subunit C-terminal domain, whose product MSKPPKIFGSLTAEVIRTGLCMYCGTCIASCPVNILHYAEDEKPTIKGICVLCELCYYSCPRVELPLNEYEERIFGRSRRPDEPLGIVKKAYMARSRDEEILKVAQDGGVASTILIYALEEGLIDVAAVTAPDPGNPLKPVPILASKREEILSAAGSRYSPGGSVGPLGDAELGYPNAKVGFVGLPCQIQGIRRMTFSPKGNRKRGERVSLTIGLFCMDSFHHKGLASHVEGKLNMNPSQIGKLDIKKGKLKVYVEAGGERREGPETPVKELEPYLIQGCSRCQDFTGELADISVGAVDAPNGWCIVITRSELGDNLIGEICRNGLLEYKLIEDLEKELPQTVKLSIKKRGREAPYLRVSIPAEM is encoded by the coding sequence TTGTCTAAACCCCCCAAGATATTCGGGTCATTGACGGCCGAGGTTATAAGGACGGGCCTATGCATGTACTGCGGGACCTGCATAGCGTCATGCCCCGTAAACATCCTGCATTACGCGGAGGATGAGAAGCCCACCATCAAGGGCATCTGCGTACTATGCGAACTGTGCTACTACAGTTGTCCCAGGGTGGAGCTCCCGCTCAACGAGTATGAGGAGAGGATCTTCGGGAGGAGTAGGAGGCCCGATGAGCCCCTGGGTATCGTGAAGAAGGCCTATATGGCGCGTAGCAGAGACGAGGAGATCCTGAAGGTGGCTCAGGATGGAGGAGTGGCATCCACCATACTGATCTATGCGCTCGAGGAGGGCTTGATAGACGTGGCTGCCGTCACGGCCCCCGATCCCGGGAACCCCTTGAAGCCCGTCCCCATACTGGCCTCCAAGAGGGAGGAGATCCTATCGGCTGCAGGCTCGAGATACTCCCCAGGCGGATCCGTGGGCCCCTTGGGGGACGCTGAACTAGGCTACCCCAACGCCAAGGTAGGATTCGTAGGCCTGCCATGCCAAATCCAAGGGATAAGGAGAATGACCTTTTCCCCTAAAGGGAACAGGAAGAGAGGGGAGCGCGTCTCCCTGACCATAGGATTGTTCTGCATGGACAGCTTCCATCACAAAGGTTTAGCCAGCCACGTTGAGGGTAAGCTAAACATGAACCCCAGCCAGATAGGGAAGCTGGACATAAAGAAGGGGAAACTCAAGGTATACGTTGAAGCTGGAGGGGAGCGGCGGGAGGGCCCGGAAACCCCCGTGAAGGAGCTGGAGCCATACCTGATCCAGGGATGCAGCAGATGCCAAGACTTCACAGGCGAACTAGCCGACATATCGGTGGGCGCAGTCGACGCCCCCAACGGATGGTGCATAGTAATCACGCGCTCCGAGTTAGGAGATAACCTGATAGGGGAGATATGTAGGAACGGCCTACTCGAATATAAACTCATAGAGGACTTGGAGAAGGAGCTGCCCCAGACCGTTAAACTATCCATTAAGAAGAGGGGTAGGGAAGCCCCCTACCTAAGGGTCTCAATCCCAGCGGAGATGTAG
- a CDS encoding type II toxin-antitoxin system VapC family toxin, with the protein MDEGGQGEKPKVVVDASVAAKWAIPGEPWDEEAKTLRDKIARGEVEAHAPILLLYELASVMWKAALTRILKPADGAEALKAMGRLGVNIQATGWSELPEILEIADTTKLTVYDSVYLHVSRRMGAKLVTADDELKRKGGGVTEILCIKDLADAPGKS; encoded by the coding sequence ATGGATGAGGGAGGACAGGGAGAGAAGCCTAAAGTAGTCGTCGACGCCAGCGTGGCAGCTAAATGGGCCATCCCTGGAGAACCTTGGGACGAAGAGGCTAAAACCTTAAGGGATAAGATAGCGCGTGGAGAGGTGGAAGCCCACGCGCCGATCCTACTCCTCTACGAATTGGCCTCCGTCATGTGGAAAGCCGCATTGACCCGCATCTTGAAACCAGCGGATGGAGCTGAAGCCCTAAAGGCGATGGGGCGTCTAGGCGTCAACATCCAAGCGACGGGCTGGAGCGAGCTCCCTGAAATCTTGGAGATAGCCGACACCACCAAGCTAACCGTATACGATTCAGTTTACCTCCATGTATCCAGGAGGATGGGTGCCAAGCTCGTGACCGCCGACGATGAGCTGAAGCGGAAAGGAGGGGGAGTGACCGAGATCTTATGCATCAAAGACTTGGCGGACGCCCCGGGAAAATCATGA
- a CDS encoding ECF transporter S component, translating into MRPWKGRGVLEASLAAVFTALVAATTIAVRIPVPATGGYINVGDAVIFAAALSMGWLVGGAAGGIGSAIADMVGYPVFAPFTLVIKGLEGLVAGWIADGTGTRRDLIAWGSGSAIMVAGYFLSEAYLMRLGVAAALVEVPGNIAQIAFGGLVGIPVARVIRRRILDVIFKK; encoded by the coding sequence TTGAGGCCCTGGAAGGGGCGCGGCGTCTTAGAGGCAAGCTTGGCGGCGGTCTTCACAGCCCTCGTCGCGGCCACGACCATAGCCGTAAGGATACCTGTGCCGGCTACGGGCGGATACATAAACGTAGGGGATGCCGTCATATTTGCGGCGGCCCTCTCCATGGGCTGGCTCGTAGGCGGGGCTGCTGGGGGCATAGGATCCGCGATAGCCGACATGGTGGGATACCCGGTCTTCGCCCCCTTCACCCTAGTCATAAAGGGCCTGGAGGGATTGGTGGCCGGGTGGATAGCCGACGGCACCGGCACGAGGAGGGACCTGATCGCCTGGGGCTCAGGCTCCGCGATAATGGTGGCCGGATACTTCCTCTCGGAGGCCTACCTGATGAGGCTCGGCGTAGCGGCAGCCCTGGTTGAGGTGCCGGGGAACATCGCGCAGATAGCGTTTGGAGGCCTAGTAGGGATACCGGTGGCACGGGTGATCAGGCGGAGGATCCTAGACGTAATATTTAAAAAATAA
- a CDS encoding DUF86 domain-containing protein, producing MEAAKKRETFIQMLREVLAKFGEIKFACLFGSYCEDRAMPASDLDMAVLTGESRVIPYLTAELSRVLGIPEEKFSVLNLEDAGQILKLKVLSRGVRLLDRGMYGKELMREIEPETVDLLENERESFRAWLKGNPLDESLLKRILTQLSEDTEDLKEFLKKDPERVRLDKNLRKAFERTMQTSIEGAIDLLRHVILGLNLGVAEYYKDYVEISKGKGVISMETAENLLELIPTRHTLVHRYREVDYQKLMVRGEENSGDDTQATG from the coding sequence TTGGAGGCCGCCAAGAAAAGGGAGACATTCATTCAGATGCTTAGGGAAGTGCTGGCCAAGTTTGGTGAGATCAAGTTTGCCTGTCTGTTTGGCAGCTATTGTGAGGATAGGGCTATGCCCGCTAGCGACCTTGACATGGCTGTCTTGACCGGGGAGAGCAGGGTAATACCATACCTTACGGCGGAGCTCTCAAGGGTTCTGGGCATCCCGGAGGAGAAGTTTTCAGTGTTAAACTTGGAGGATGCAGGCCAGATCCTTAAGCTGAAGGTCTTGAGTCGTGGAGTGAGGCTTCTCGACAGGGGAATGTACGGGAAGGAGCTAATGAGGGAGATAGAGCCTGAAACCGTGGATCTACTTGAAAATGAGAGGGAAAGCTTCCGAGCTTGGCTTAAGGGCAACCCTTTAGATGAATCCCTGCTAAAAAGAATTCTCACGCAATTATCGGAGGATACAGAAGACCTCAAGGAGTTTCTGAAAAAGGATCCAGAAAGGGTGAGGCTCGATAAGAACCTGAGAAAGGCCTTTGAAAGGACTATGCAAACGTCGATAGAGGGGGCCATAGATCTGCTCAGGCATGTAATATTAGGTTTGAACCTTGGAGTAGCCGAATATTATAAGGATTACGTTGAAATCAGCAAGGGGAAGGGCGTTATCAGCATGGAAACCGCTGAAAACTTGCTTGAATTAATTCCTACTAGACACACCCTAGTCCATAGATACAGGGAAGTCGATTACCAGAAGTTAATGGTTAGAGGCGAAGAGAATAGTGGAGACGATACTCAAGCTACAGGATGA
- a CDS encoding AIR synthase family protein — protein sequence MRLPFGKVPSEVLEAYVYPYLGAERDDVVLGPARGEDAAVVDAGKTLVASSCDPISGALSHIGWLAVNISANDVSTLGVRPRWFHSCILLPEGSSVEDLAVVSHQIHEAAEELDIAVVGGHSEVTPGLSHPVVVGFCMGVAAGGRYVTSSGAKPGGRIILTKGVAIEGTAIICSDKAEQVRSILGEEVWRRGSDYIRMISVVKEALAAFDFGGVQAMHDPTEGGVAGGLHELADASRCGFKIYEDKLLIKPETRIICEAFNLDPLRLISSGALLIAADRDKAEPLVEYLGGMGVPASIIGEVVEDPSHRRIIALNGEELDLARPEMDELWRISPKGGGHAAARV from the coding sequence ATGAGGCTGCCTTTCGGTAAAGTGCCTTCGGAGGTATTGGAGGCTTACGTCTATCCGTATCTAGGCGCCGAGAGGGACGACGTGGTTCTAGGGCCGGCGAGGGGGGAGGATGCCGCTGTGGTTGATGCTGGTAAGACCCTGGTCGCCTCCTCATGCGACCCCATAAGTGGAGCCCTAAGCCATATAGGATGGTTGGCGGTGAACATCTCGGCGAACGACGTATCCACCCTCGGCGTCAGACCTAGATGGTTCCACTCCTGCATCCTCCTCCCTGAGGGGAGCAGCGTCGAAGACTTAGCCGTCGTATCCCATCAGATCCATGAGGCTGCCGAGGAGCTGGATATAGCCGTGGTTGGAGGACATAGCGAGGTCACTCCGGGGCTGAGCCATCCGGTGGTGGTGGGGTTCTGCATGGGCGTAGCCGCCGGAGGCAGATACGTGACCTCCAGCGGCGCCAAGCCGGGCGGGAGGATAATACTAACCAAGGGCGTCGCCATCGAAGGCACCGCCATAATATGCTCCGACAAGGCGGAGCAGGTCAGGAGTATCCTCGGAGAAGAAGTGTGGCGTAGAGGATCCGATTATATCAGGATGATCAGCGTCGTAAAGGAGGCGTTGGCAGCCTTCGACTTCGGAGGAGTTCAAGCCATGCACGATCCCACCGAGGGAGGGGTGGCGGGGGGCCTCCACGAGTTGGCGGACGCCTCCAGGTGCGGCTTTAAAATATACGAGGATAAGCTCCTGATAAAGCCCGAGACCAGGATAATATGTGAAGCCTTCAATCTGGATCCCCTGAGGCTGATAAGTTCAGGAGCGCTGCTCATAGCGGCGGATAGGGATAAGGCTGAACCCTTGGTGGAGTATCTAGGAGGCATGGGAGTGCCCGCATCCATAATAGGTGAGGTCGTCGAGGACCCCAGCCACCGCAGGATCATCGCGTTAAACGGTGAGGAGCTGGATCTCGCGAGGCCCGAGATGGATGAGCTGTGGAGGATATCCCCCAAGGGAGGGGGGCACGCGGCGGCGCGAGTTTAA
- a CDS encoding isocitrate/isopropylmalate dehydrogenase family protein, translated as MRKVAVLPGDGIGPEVVDAALKVLDALQEVYPSLRLEYVFGEAGLNCVERYGTNLPVETMELLKGTEACLKGPMTTPEGAGSPASVAVTIRKAFDLYVNMRPCYNLPKVPAIREGVDLVILRENTEGLYAGYEFEVSPGVGMAARIITSRASERIARFAFKLALRRRRHVTCVHKGNILKITDGIFKDAVYRVARDYPEVRLDEVHVDAMAMQLIKRPEDYDVIVTTNMFGDILSDEAAQVVGGIGVAAGANIGDSYAMFEPIHGSAPKYAGGNRANPIATIYAAGMMLDYLGETEAYRTLDRAVREVLKEGKTLTYDLGGSSGTREMAEAIAGKILNLI; from the coding sequence ATGCGTAAGGTGGCTGTACTCCCCGGCGATGGGATAGGCCCCGAGGTGGTGGATGCCGCCCTGAAGGTCCTGGATGCCCTCCAGGAGGTCTATCCGAGCCTCAGGCTAGAGTACGTCTTCGGGGAGGCAGGGCTTAACTGCGTCGAGAGGTATGGCACCAACCTGCCCGTTGAGACCATGGAGCTGCTTAAGGGTACTGAGGCCTGCCTGAAGGGGCCCATGACCACCCCTGAGGGGGCTGGATCCCCCGCGAGCGTAGCCGTCACCATCCGTAAGGCCTTCGATCTCTACGTTAACATGCGGCCCTGCTACAATCTTCCCAAAGTGCCCGCGATCAGGGAGGGTGTGGATCTGGTGATCCTGAGGGAGAACACCGAGGGCCTCTACGCAGGCTACGAGTTCGAGGTCTCCCCGGGGGTAGGCATGGCGGCCAGGATTATAACGAGCAGAGCCTCGGAGAGAATAGCGAGATTCGCGTTTAAATTAGCCTTGAGGAGGAGGAGGCACGTGACATGCGTCCATAAAGGAAACATACTGAAGATAACCGATGGGATCTTCAAGGACGCCGTGTACCGGGTGGCCCGAGATTACCCCGAGGTGAGGCTCGACGAGGTACATGTGGACGCCATGGCCATGCAGCTGATTAAGAGGCCTGAAGACTACGATGTAATAGTCACGACGAACATGTTCGGGGACATCCTCTCGGATGAGGCTGCCCAGGTGGTTGGGGGTATAGGCGTGGCCGCCGGGGCGAACATAGGAGACAGCTACGCCATGTTCGAGCCCATCCACGGATCAGCCCCTAAATACGCCGGAGGGAACAGGGCGAACCCCATAGCCACCATATATGCGGCGGGCATGATGCTCGATTACCTGGGAGAGACTGAGGCGTATAGGACCCTGGACAGGGCTGTGCGGGAGGTCCTGAAGGAGGGGAAAACCCTAACATACGACTTGGGAGGATCCTCCGGGACCCGGGAGATGGCTGAAGCCATAGCCGGCAAAATCCTAAACCTAATATAA
- a CDS encoding 3-isopropylmalate dehydratase small subunit, which produces MEKIRGRAWRFGDHVDTDVIIPYKYKARTIDPKELGMHCMEGLDPDFPKKVVEGDVMVAGKNFGCGSSREQAPLAIMGCGISAVIAASFARIFYRNAVNLGLPVLESVEASKSINQGDTIEISLEDGTIEDLTTGERFRALKPPPFLLELLREGGLIKYYRKYARFPWG; this is translated from the coding sequence TTGGAGAAGATAAGGGGTAGGGCGTGGAGGTTCGGCGACCACGTAGATACGGATGTGATAATCCCCTATAAGTATAAGGCTAGAACCATAGATCCAAAGGAGCTGGGTATGCACTGTATGGAGGGATTGGACCCGGATTTCCCTAAGAAGGTCGTTGAGGGAGACGTGATGGTCGCGGGAAAGAACTTCGGCTGCGGATCCAGCCGGGAACAGGCACCCCTCGCCATAATGGGATGCGGAATATCAGCGGTCATAGCGGCGAGCTTCGCAAGGATCTTCTACCGCAACGCCGTGAACCTCGGCCTACCAGTGCTGGAAAGCGTCGAAGCCTCCAAATCGATAAACCAGGGAGACACTATAGAGATATCCCTGGAGGATGGAACCATAGAAGACCTAACCACCGGAGAGAGGTTCAGGGCCCTCAAACCCCCACCCTTCCTGCTGGAACTCCTAAGGGAGGGAGGCCTCATAAAATACTATAGAAAATACGCCAGGTTCCCATGGGGCTAG
- a CDS encoding 3-isopropylmalate dehydratase large subunit, producing the protein MLKDDLLTFSEKILSLRRVDGSGVASPGDFVVVPVDLTFATDGTAPLAIKVFEEMGDGKVWDPRRIVLNIDHTYPAAAEPIANLHLVMRRFAEEQGIEIQEGNICHQYILERYASPGMIIAGADSHTTTHGALGAFATGIGSTEAAAIWLSGKIWLRTPESIEVDVYGGMPRGASAKDLALKIVGELGADGANYKAIEFKGDAIRGLSVDSRATLSNMAMEAGAKAAIIEVDEKARAFLRDMGREPLLEIHSGDKAEYSKTLGVDASGLEPMVAAPHRVDNVKSIREVEGLEIDQAFLGSCTNGRLEDLRVAADIVKGRRIHGGVRFIVTPASKKVYLDALRDGTLEVLVRAGAVITNPTCGACVGTHLGILGPGEVCISTSNRNFIGRMGARDSQVYLASPATVAASALEGKITDPRRYL; encoded by the coding sequence GTGCTCAAGGACGACCTCCTCACGTTCTCCGAGAAGATACTCTCGCTGAGGCGCGTAGACGGCTCAGGAGTCGCCTCACCCGGGGACTTCGTGGTGGTACCCGTGGATTTAACTTTCGCCACGGACGGCACGGCACCCCTGGCGATCAAGGTCTTCGAGGAGATGGGGGATGGTAAGGTCTGGGATCCCAGGAGGATAGTCTTAAACATAGATCATACGTATCCGGCCGCTGCAGAGCCCATAGCCAATCTGCACCTCGTGATGAGGCGCTTCGCCGAGGAACAGGGGATAGAGATCCAGGAGGGAAACATATGTCACCAGTACATCCTCGAGAGATACGCCTCACCTGGAATGATAATAGCCGGGGCCGACTCCCATACGACCACCCATGGAGCCCTGGGGGCCTTCGCTACAGGGATCGGGAGCACCGAGGCCGCCGCCATATGGTTGTCGGGGAAGATCTGGCTTAGAACCCCGGAATCCATAGAGGTGGACGTTTACGGCGGGATGCCAAGGGGTGCCTCCGCCAAGGATCTAGCCTTGAAGATCGTTGGGGAGCTTGGAGCAGACGGCGCAAATTATAAGGCGATAGAGTTTAAGGGCGACGCCATCAGGGGTTTATCGGTGGACTCCAGGGCCACCCTCTCAAACATGGCTATGGAGGCAGGCGCTAAAGCCGCGATAATAGAGGTGGATGAGAAGGCCAGGGCCTTCCTGAGGGATATGGGCAGAGAACCCCTACTGGAGATCCACTCGGGGGACAAAGCGGAATACTCCAAAACATTGGGGGTAGACGCCTCGGGATTGGAGCCCATGGTGGCGGCCCCCCACAGGGTAGACAACGTTAAGTCGATCAGGGAGGTTGAGGGCTTAGAGATAGACCAGGCGTTCCTAGGCAGCTGCACTAATGGGAGGCTTGAAGACCTGAGGGTAGCCGCGGATATAGTGAAGGGTAGGAGGATCCATGGAGGCGTCAGGTTCATAGTGACCCCTGCCTCCAAGAAAGTGTACCTCGATGCTCTAAGGGACGGGACCTTGGAGGTGCTGGTCAGGGCTGGGGCGGTGATCACCAACCCAACCTGCGGGGCCTGCGTCGGAACCCACCTCGGGATCCTAGGCCCAGGGGAGGTATGCATATCCACAAGCAACCGGAACTTCATCGGGAGGATGGGAGCCCGGGACTCCCAGGTCTACCTCGCATCGCCGGCCACCGTGGCGGCATCCGCCCTGGAGGGGAAGATAACGGATCCCAGGAGGTACCTCTAA
- a CDS encoding nucleotidyltransferase domain-containing protein, with the protein MEVLRRRRKLAERAVEAASEWVAGLPFKVTAILIGSYARGDFNLWSDVDILLLSDNFKGGPVDRLSILDVPPGFQVIPLTLKEFEKLLKKRNPVAVEALNSGIILKDDFKLGEETPPS; encoded by the coding sequence TTGGAGGTCCTTAGGAGGAGAAGGAAGTTAGCGGAGAGGGCCGTCGAGGCGGCTTCCGAATGGGTTGCAGGGCTCCCCTTCAAGGTTACAGCTATCCTCATCGGATCCTACGCCAGGGGAGACTTCAACCTATGGAGCGACGTGGACATACTGCTCCTATCGGATAACTTCAAGGGTGGTCCCGTAGATAGGCTCTCCATCCTGGATGTCCCCCCCGGCTTCCAGGTTATACCGTTAACCCTGAAAGAATTTGAGAAACTCTTGAAGAAGAGGAACCCCGTCGCCGTGGAGGCCTTAAATTCGGGGATAATCCTCAAGGACGATTTTAAACTGGGAGAGGAGACTCCGCCGAGTTAA
- a CDS encoding HEPN domain-containing protein yields MLDDEEYHRWMRSSRMTLESARGDLERGDYNWACFKAHQAAEFAVKALLHGLGLPAHGHGVSKLLMELPEGLEAHGMLREAKALDKYYVPTRYPDAWAEGTPEDYYTGEDAEEAVGYAKKIIDKVEHSWRSLGGEGS; encoded by the coding sequence ATGCTCGACGATGAGGAGTACCATAGGTGGATGAGGTCCTCCAGGATGACTTTGGAATCGGCGAGGGGCGACCTTGAGAGGGGCGATTACAACTGGGCATGCTTCAAGGCCCATCAGGCCGCGGAGTTCGCCGTTAAAGCACTGCTTCATGGGCTTGGGTTGCCCGCCCATGGACACGGCGTATCCAAGCTCCTGATGGAATTGCCTGAAGGCTTGGAGGCTCATGGGATGCTCCGGGAGGCGAAGGCCCTAGACAAGTATTATGTTCCAACGAGGTATCCTGATGCTTGGGCTGAGGGAACCCCTGAAGACTATTACACGGGGGAAGACGCTGAGGAAGCCGTCGGCTATGCTAAAAAAATCATCGATAAGGTGGAGCATTCTTGGAGGTCCTTAGGAGGAGAAGGAAGTTAG